In Bacteroidia bacterium, a genomic segment contains:
- a CDS encoding response regulator encodes MIIDDDEVNNFIMIRLIKEAGLSVICTSALNGQKATKKLERWHKKGGVDFPDIILVDLEMPVMDGFEFIQRYEEVFYPHYPHNQMYMVSSSIRSEDRSRAKSFPSVSNFISKPLPIAALAEIIDQYRRTRNY; translated from the coding sequence ATGATAATCGATGATGATGAAGTAAATAACTTCATTATGATTCGTCTGATAAAGGAGGCGGGACTCTCTGTTATCTGTACCTCAGCGCTCAATGGTCAAAAAGCTACCAAAAAGCTTGAAAGATGGCATAAGAAAGGCGGTGTAGATTTTCCTGATATCATACTTGTCGATCTGGAGATGCCCGTTATGGATGGATTTGAGTTTATACAGCGATATGAGGAAGTGTTTTATCCCCATTATCCTCATAATCAAATGTATATGGTGAGTTCCTCTATAAGATCTGAAGATCGCTCCCGGGCAAAGTCTTTTCCATCTGTAAGCAATTTTATCTCTAAGCCTTTACCGATTGCAGCGCTGGCTGAAATTATCGATCAATACAGACGTACAAGGAATTATTGA
- a CDS encoding T9SS type A sorting domain-containing protein, whose amino-acid sequence MILSFTIAIGQAKKPIEMIFEQESSPTDEISSVNYDVSPDERPEAILSEEPAKTYYAETETVFEMESAESAFILGKETEIEGFRMANIDQNGQFILMEDNVDPVIYLRFQKLATTQVEIRIYSETGQLVFVRKERYLPLGIEMPVNHSKWSSGTYSLLIKTEQGRTWKKTIVKNDAVVMR is encoded by the coding sequence ATGATTCTAAGTTTTACGATTGCTATAGGCCAGGCGAAAAAACCCATTGAAATGATATTTGAGCAGGAATCATCGCCGACAGACGAAATCAGCTCCGTCAACTATGATGTATCTCCTGACGAAAGGCCTGAAGCGATTCTCTCCGAAGAACCGGCAAAAACCTATTACGCAGAAACAGAAACCGTATTTGAAATGGAATCTGCGGAATCTGCCTTTATTCTTGGGAAAGAAACCGAAATTGAAGGATTTCGCATGGCGAATATCGACCAAAACGGTCAGTTTATCTTGATGGAAGACAATGTAGATCCGGTCATCTACCTCCGGTTTCAAAAGCTTGCGACTACCCAGGTTGAAATCAGAATTTATTCAGAGACCGGGCAACTGGTTTTTGTAAGAAAGGAACGCTATCTTCCTTTAGGAATAGAAATGCCCGTAAATCACAGCAAATGGAGTTCTGGCACATACAGTTTGTTGATTAAAACTGAGCAAGGCAGAACGTGGAAAAAAACCATCGTGAAAAACGATGCGGTAGTGATGCGCTAG
- a CDS encoding SDR family oxidoreductase, with amino-acid sequence MNRNPFSLDGKIALITGGGTGIGLGVAKSMIEAGAKVIISGRREDVLKTAVTGLGPHAAYEINDIANQAGIPAFVSGLEKRFGHIDILVNNAGIHLKKYAQETSDEEFLRVIQTNLLSVFSLTRECAKGMIERQSGSIIMISSMAALFGIDRVVAYSTAKTALTGLMNTLMTEYSPYNVRINAIAPGWIESEMFYKAINSDPDRKAKIENRIAMPGFGRPDDIGNAAVFLASDAARYITGVVLPVDGGAVVNF; translated from the coding sequence ATGAACAGAAATCCTTTTTCCCTTGATGGGAAAATTGCACTGATCACCGGAGGGGGAACAGGCATTGGGCTGGGCGTCGCTAAAAGCATGATTGAAGCAGGCGCAAAAGTCATTATCAGTGGCCGGCGGGAAGATGTGTTAAAAACTGCCGTTACAGGCCTGGGCCCCCATGCCGCTTATGAGATCAATGACATTGCCAATCAGGCCGGGATTCCCGCTTTTGTCAGTGGTCTGGAAAAACGGTTTGGCCACATAGATATTCTTGTCAATAATGCCGGCATTCACCTGAAAAAATACGCACAGGAAACTTCTGATGAAGAATTTTTACGGGTGATTCAGACCAATTTGCTGAGTGTATTTTCCCTTACCCGAGAATGCGCCAAAGGAATGATTGAAAGACAATCGGGAAGCATCATTATGATCAGCTCGATGGCTGCACTTTTTGGTATTGATCGGGTAGTCGCTTACAGTACGGCAAAAACTGCATTAACCGGACTGATGAATACCCTGATGACAGAGTATTCTCCATATAATGTCCGCATCAATGCTATAGCGCCGGGTTGGATTGAATCGGAGATGTTTTACAAGGCAATCAATTCTGATCCGGACCGCAAAGCCAAAATAGAAAATCGTATTGCAATGCCCGGTTTTGGGAGACCCGACGATATCGGCAATGCAGCTGTGTTTCTGGCCTCAGATGCTGCCCGGTATATTACAGGGGTTGTATTGCCGGTAGATGGTGGCGCCGTTGTTAATTTTTAA
- a CDS encoding TRAP transporter substrate-binding protein, whose product MESISRKKFLTKGTAALAGASVLSTWACAPEDTAKTATSISAEPGKVYHWKMVTTWPPNFPILGEGCKLMADWVDKMSGGRLKIQVFGGGELVPALESFDAVSNGSAELGNGAAYYWAGKVPAAQFFSSVPFGMNAQQMNAWIISGGGQALWDKIYEPFDVRGFPSGNTGVQMGGWFNKEINSVADLQGLKMRIPGLGGLVMKEAGVTAMNVAGGEIYTNLERGVLDATEWIGPYHDYKMGFQKIARYYYYPGWHEPGSTLETIVNKSKLASLPEDLQEILIAAIYRQNLWTLSEIEAKNNEYLEKIIAEGEVELRQFPQEVISKLREITKQVLDRMVSENAQAKEIYESYSAFQAAAKKWAEYTEKIYYNVISG is encoded by the coding sequence ATGGAAAGCATCAGCAGGAAGAAATTTCTTACAAAAGGTACCGCTGCGCTTGCAGGGGCATCTGTACTAAGCACATGGGCATGTGCACCGGAAGATACCGCAAAAACCGCTACTTCAATATCCGCAGAGCCGGGTAAGGTGTATCATTGGAAAATGGTTACAACCTGGCCGCCTAACTTCCCGATTTTAGGGGAGGGGTGTAAATTGATGGCCGATTGGGTAGACAAAATGTCGGGAGGCCGATTGAAAATTCAGGTATTTGGCGGAGGAGAACTTGTGCCAGCGCTTGAGTCTTTCGATGCGGTGAGTAATGGTTCTGCGGAATTAGGCAATGGTGCCGCTTATTATTGGGCTGGCAAGGTTCCTGCTGCACAATTTTTCAGCTCGGTTCCGTTTGGTATGAACGCGCAACAGATGAATGCATGGATCATCAGTGGCGGTGGTCAGGCTTTGTGGGATAAAATTTATGAACCCTTTGATGTCAGAGGATTTCCTTCCGGAAATACAGGCGTGCAGATGGGAGGATGGTTTAATAAAGAAATCAATTCTGTAGCTGACCTTCAGGGCCTTAAAATGCGGATACCTGGTCTGGGGGGACTGGTGATGAAAGAAGCCGGAGTGACAGCGATGAATGTAGCCGGCGGAGAAATCTATACCAATCTGGAACGTGGTGTGCTTGATGCTACGGAATGGATCGGCCCTTACCATGATTATAAAATGGGCTTTCAGAAAATTGCCCGGTACTATTATTATCCGGGATGGCATGAGCCAGGCTCTACGCTGGAAACAATCGTCAACAAAAGTAAGCTGGCAAGTCTTCCCGAAGACTTGCAGGAAATACTGATTGCGGCGATCTACCGGCAAAATCTTTGGACACTCTCTGAGATAGAGGCCAAAAACAATGAATATCTGGAAAAAATCATCGCCGAAGGCGAAGTAGAGTTGAGGCAATTTCCCCAGGAAGTAATTTCGAAGCTAAGGGAAATCACAAAACAAGTATTGGACCGGATGGTTTCTGAAAATGCCCAGGCTAAGGAAATCTATGAATCTTATTCTGCCTTTCAGGCCGCAGCTAAAAAATGGGCCGAATACACTGAGAAGATTTATTACAATGTGATCAGTGGCTGA
- a CDS encoding OmpA family protein produces the protein MYVSLASYSQTFEYPWAINAGTGMVKYQSPPGTLKLPGGTFSPALNLGVSRYLAGGFDFRTQVLLSHQVNYPTSETVIHSQLIDMSYQLVFKINNGAFMRESSRVGPYLTFGVGGSYMVNHPDVYIPLGGGFRFKFNERMSARIETTKKISVNKDVQHLAHALAFVYNLDTKDIPTEKIEEEEMSEEMIVSALLPKDSDLDGVIDFDDQCPDDAGLVENHGCPQDVSTETETVIASSEESPEESDEIEEVATSYAAIEETEDADLPIEEEDISIDEEDEDIGMFVNGFEEDTDFDSMNELDEEWEEEEEIASVTPEYPEEESGTFSQRHHLNVLFGEPAHSATPPVVATAAKLPEPTTAPTVAAVPAPKQPASVASPCGSFNLDDTHVSPILFDVGSDALTSDAKIVLDQLAAMLESCPATQLILNGHADAVGTENSNLVLSIMRAYNVKYYLVYEHGISQQRIRSKGLGEQQPLAANDDVVGRKQNRRVDFQLIF, from the coding sequence GTGTACGTTTCCTTAGCGTCCTATTCGCAGACATTTGAATACCCCTGGGCGATCAATGCCGGTACCGGGATGGTAAAATACCAATCTCCTCCAGGAACACTCAAACTCCCGGGGGGGACGTTTTCTCCTGCGCTGAACCTGGGTGTTTCCCGTTATCTTGCAGGCGGATTCGATTTTCGCACACAGGTTCTTCTCAGCCATCAGGTCAACTATCCCACATCCGAGACAGTTATACATTCTCAATTGATTGACATGAGCTATCAATTGGTATTTAAAATCAACAATGGGGCATTTATGAGGGAAAGCAGCAGAGTCGGCCCATATCTGACTTTTGGCGTTGGGGGAAGTTACATGGTTAATCATCCGGATGTCTATATCCCTCTCGGAGGTGGTTTTCGGTTTAAGTTCAACGAGCGCATGAGTGCCCGAATTGAAACCACGAAAAAGATTTCCGTGAATAAAGACGTTCAACATCTTGCCCACGCACTCGCGTTTGTCTACAATCTGGATACAAAGGATATACCGACCGAGAAAATTGAAGAGGAGGAAATGAGTGAGGAAATGATCGTCTCTGCTTTATTGCCCAAAGATTCTGATCTGGACGGTGTGATTGATTTTGATGATCAATGCCCGGATGATGCCGGACTGGTAGAAAACCATGGCTGCCCGCAGGATGTATCGACAGAAACTGAAACGGTAATTGCCTCCTCTGAGGAATCTCCGGAAGAATCTGATGAGATAGAAGAAGTTGCGACGTCATATGCAGCAATAGAAGAAACAGAGGATGCCGATCTGCCGATAGAGGAAGAGGATATTTCCATCGACGAAGAGGATGAAGACATTGGAATGTTTGTCAATGGATTTGAAGAAGATACCGATTTTGACTCCATGAATGAACTGGACGAAGAATGGGAGGAAGAGGAAGAAATCGCATCTGTTACTCCGGAGTATCCGGAAGAGGAATCCGGAACTTTTTCACAAAGGCACCATCTGAACGTGCTATTTGGCGAGCCGGCACATTCGGCGACACCTCCGGTCGTGGCGACTGCTGCAAAACTTCCGGAACCCACGACAGCACCAACTGTAGCGGCAGTGCCTGCCCCCAAACAACCAGCATCCGTTGCAAGTCCTTGTGGCAGTTTTAATCTGGACGATACACATGTATCCCCCATTTTGTTTGATGTCGGAAGTGATGCGCTTACAAGTGATGCAAAAATTGTTTTAGATCAATTAGCGGCTATGCTGGAAAGCTGTCCTGCCACACAGCTGATCCTAAATGGACATGCCGATGCGGTTGGCACAGAAAATTCAAACCTGGTATTGTCCATCATGCGCGCCTACAATGTGAAATATTATTTAGTATATGAGCACGGTATCAGTCAGCAAAGGATCCGTTCAAAAGGGTTGGGCGAACAACAACCCCTTGCAGCAAATGACGATGTAGTAGGCAGAAAACAAAACAGAAGGGTTGATTTTCAGCTAATTTTCTAG
- a CDS encoding putative oxidoreductase C-terminal domain-containing protein, translating to MKNYLLRFIIPAVFLLFSGSCSNSPQQSNPSTMKFSGAKGEIKLITLDPGHFHASLVQKYMYDQVDPTVHVYAPDGPDVQSYLNTVTGFNERAENPTTWNEVVYTGPDFMEKMRAEKAGNVVVLAGNNQKKTEYILASIEAGLHVLADKPMVIQPEAFPQLLEAFQKAEANGVMLYDIMTERYEVSTILQKELSQIPSVFGELVQGTEAEPAVTKESVHHFSKEVAGKPLIRPAWFFDVNQQGEGLVDVTTHLVDLIQWECFPEQIIDYQKDIKIQSVSRWATELTPSMFRKVTGLGEYPEYLSNKVKNDSLLEVFANGEINYTLKGIHAKTSVIWNFEAPAGAKDTHYSMMRGTKANLVIRQGAEQNYEARLYVEPLPGDDSGNFESALQAAIQTLSSNYPGLTLSPSENGFEVVIPDNFKVGHEAHFSQVTEKFLKYLAEGKLPDWEVPNMIAKYYTTTEAFKMSR from the coding sequence ATGAAAAACTACCTGCTACGCTTTATCATTCCTGCTGTTTTTCTGTTGTTTTCAGGCAGTTGCAGCAATTCCCCACAACAATCGAATCCTTCCACTATGAAGTTTTCCGGTGCTAAAGGTGAAATTAAACTGATCACCCTGGACCCGGGGCATTTCCATGCCTCGCTGGTTCAGAAATATATGTACGACCAGGTTGATCCTACAGTGCATGTGTATGCTCCAGATGGCCCGGATGTACAAAGCTACCTCAATACCGTAACCGGCTTCAATGAAAGAGCGGAAAATCCTACAACATGGAACGAGGTCGTTTATACAGGCCCGGATTTTATGGAAAAAATGCGGGCTGAGAAAGCCGGTAATGTGGTGGTTTTGGCAGGCAATAACCAGAAAAAAACAGAATATATTCTCGCTTCCATTGAGGCCGGACTTCATGTACTGGCTGATAAGCCGATGGTGATTCAGCCGGAGGCTTTCCCGCAATTGCTCGAAGCGTTTCAAAAAGCCGAAGCCAATGGTGTGATGCTCTATGATATCATGACAGAACGGTATGAAGTCTCAACCATTCTACAGAAAGAGCTATCGCAGATTCCGTCAGTTTTCGGGGAATTAGTCCAGGGAACCGAAGCAGAGCCCGCTGTTACCAAAGAAAGTGTCCATCATTTTTCCAAAGAAGTGGCTGGCAAACCGCTGATCCGCCCTGCATGGTTTTTTGATGTTAATCAACAGGGGGAAGGCCTGGTCGATGTAACCACACACCTGGTAGATCTGATCCAGTGGGAGTGTTTTCCAGAACAGATTATTGACTATCAAAAAGATATTAAAATACAATCTGTAAGTCGCTGGGCTACAGAACTGACGCCCTCCATGTTTCGGAAAGTGACCGGCCTGGGTGAATATCCCGAATATCTTAGCAACAAGGTAAAAAATGATTCTCTGCTTGAAGTCTTCGCCAATGGCGAGATCAATTATACCCTCAAAGGTATCCACGCCAAAACTTCCGTCATCTGGAATTTTGAAGCACCGGCAGGTGCAAAGGATACTCATTATTCTATGATGCGCGGCACAAAAGCCAACCTTGTGATCAGACAAGGGGCAGAGCAAAACTACGAAGCACGGCTGTATGTAGAGCCATTGCCGGGAGATGACAGCGGCAATTTTGAATCTGCCCTGCAGGCAGCGATTCAGACCTTGAGTTCCAATTACCCGGGATTGACCCTCTCTCCTTCGGAAAATGGATTTGAAGTCGTGATTCCCGACAATTTCAAGGTGGGACATGAAGCACACTTTTCACAGGTAACTGAAAAATTTCTCAAGTATCTTGCAGAGGGGAAACTTCCGGACTGGGAAGTACCCAACATGATCGCCAAATATTATACGACGACCGAAGCATTTAAAATGAGCCGATAA
- a CDS encoding ThuA domain-containing protein has product MKDKIFKLPLWVLIFVFSMNFSNMLAEPVSLAKFVVHAGKYDRYNTPVSASLTGISLPADGDFSLFEITEKGKIQIKSQVESGKNPLLWWVIQGKTAAGSSRVFELVSGSKPESASTGITAKDIHGSVVFETDGKKILQYQYEEMAEPEGKNPLYRRGGFIHPLWTPAGETLTRVQPSDHYHHYGIWNPWTHTTFQGRKIDFWNLIEGQGTVRPQPHPAIQSGPVFGQVSAVHEHVDLMAPHPSGSLTALSENWDIRVWKADAENKIWLVDFVSKLHCATDSPLTIDAYRYQGFGFRATAKWDDKTATLLTSEGKNKTDGNATQARWCDVNGVSVAGTSGVLFMTHPTNHNFPEQLRIWPTGANDGKENVFFNFNPAQEEDWVLHPGNEYVLSYRMMIYDGKITPETADQYWNNFARPPKVEVVYKRPAHKPRVLVFTKNGKGYVHDNLATATEAIRKLGAENGFDVDASDDASVMTDENLKKYDALIFASTNNETFDTDAQKQAFQRYIENGGGFAGIHSASGSERQWPWFQQMLGGKFRRHPPLQPFSIEVVDRFHPSTLSFGAIWEWEDECYYLDNLSPRIHVLLAADLRTITDEKKVEYPGNNFGDKFPISWSQEQYGGRQWYTALGHKKEYYSNPEFLSHILGGILWTIDKNP; this is encoded by the coding sequence ATGAAAGATAAAATTTTTAAGTTGCCCTTATGGGTTCTGATTTTTGTGTTTTCAATGAATTTTTCAAATATGCTGGCCGAACCTGTTTCGTTGGCAAAATTTGTGGTTCATGCCGGGAAATATGACCGGTATAATACACCTGTAAGCGCCTCACTCACCGGGATATCGCTCCCTGCCGATGGTGATTTCTCTTTATTTGAGATTACCGAAAAAGGCAAAATCCAGATAAAATCTCAGGTTGAAAGTGGAAAAAATCCACTTTTGTGGTGGGTGATTCAAGGAAAAACCGCAGCGGGTTCCTCCCGGGTTTTTGAGCTGGTCTCTGGTAGCAAACCGGAATCCGCCTCGACCGGAATCACCGCTAAAGATATCCATGGGTCAGTAGTTTTTGAGACTGACGGAAAAAAAATTCTTCAATATCAGTACGAAGAAATGGCAGAGCCGGAAGGCAAAAATCCGCTGTACCGCAGGGGTGGATTTATCCATCCCCTCTGGACGCCGGCGGGCGAAACACTTACCCGCGTTCAGCCTTCCGACCATTACCATCATTACGGCATATGGAATCCCTGGACCCATACTACATTTCAGGGGCGGAAAATTGACTTCTGGAATCTGATCGAAGGCCAGGGAACAGTCAGACCCCAACCCCACCCTGCCATCCAGTCAGGCCCGGTATTTGGACAGGTTTCGGCTGTACATGAACACGTGGATCTCATGGCGCCCCATCCTTCAGGCTCCCTGACAGCTTTATCCGAAAACTGGGACATTCGGGTGTGGAAAGCTGATGCTGAAAATAAAATCTGGCTGGTAGATTTTGTTTCAAAACTACATTGTGCAACAGATAGCCCCCTTACCATTGATGCATACCGCTACCAGGGATTTGGCTTCAGGGCTACGGCAAAGTGGGACGACAAAACGGCGACCTTACTTACCTCTGAGGGAAAAAACAAAACTGACGGAAATGCCACCCAGGCCCGTTGGTGTGATGTCAATGGTGTGTCTGTCGCTGGCACTTCCGGTGTTCTTTTTATGACCCATCCTACCAACCACAACTTTCCTGAACAATTGCGCATTTGGCCCACGGGCGCCAATGATGGAAAAGAAAATGTGTTTTTTAATTTTAACCCGGCTCAGGAAGAAGACTGGGTACTCCACCCCGGCAATGAATATGTGCTGAGTTACCGCATGATGATCTATGACGGAAAAATCACGCCTGAAACAGCAGATCAATATTGGAACAACTTTGCACGTCCACCGAAAGTGGAGGTAGTGTACAAACGCCCTGCACACAAACCAAGAGTTTTGGTATTTACTAAAAATGGAAAAGGCTATGTTCATGACAACCTCGCAACTGCGACAGAAGCGATCCGGAAGCTGGGAGCTGAAAATGGGTTTGATGTGGATGCTTCCGATGATGCGTCGGTCATGACAGATGAAAATCTGAAAAAATACGACGCACTGATTTTTGCCAGCACCAACAACGAGACCTTTGATACAGATGCCCAAAAGCAGGCATTTCAGCGCTACATCGAAAATGGGGGCGGTTTCGCAGGCATTCATTCTGCCAGTGGTTCAGAACGCCAATGGCCATGGTTTCAGCAAATGCTGGGCGGGAAATTCAGAAGACATCCGCCGCTTCAACCATTTAGTATAGAAGTGGTAGACAGATTCCACCCTTCTACCCTTTCATTTGGCGCGATATGGGAATGGGAAGACGAATGTTATTACCTCGACAATCTCAGCCCGCGTATTCATGTTCTTCTTGCTGCCGATCTTCGCACGATCACAGATGAAAAAAAGGTGGAATACCCGGGAAACAACTTTGGAGATAAGTTTCCGATCAGTTGGTCTCAGGAACAATACGGCGGCAGACAATGGTACACTGCCCTTGGCCACAAAAAAGAATATTACAGCAATCCCGAGTTTCTCAGCCATATTCTCGGCGGAATTCTTTGGACTATTGATAAAAACCCTTAA
- a CDS encoding OmpA family protein: MTKVKLAFPLLAAFFLTLPSTYSQTSESRLMAGLSAIFLDYQGPLTGNPTQIRSFDPGISFGAHTYVTKWMNASLNSAFIPEATYPVGENQYISTSLIDVNTLVQIKSNGTFLEEDAFVAPYFTTGFGLNTASNNVRLYIPAGIGLKFQVTPNFSFQFESMYKQRLGKEKYQHISHSIGFVFALPGQSKPVRPTPVRPEKPAPVIAEAPLVDSDNDGVADRDDLCPDVKGLALYLGCPEEEKHDTPSKTNSSVPIVDANKKTSAPSPIDNSPVILDVQDGNTVEQPVPNKIHEMSSADRKYIEAAMGNIYFEASSDQLTPESYAVLDTVAMILNRNPEYDLQVLGHTDNTGNQNSNLVLSIKRAFKVKYYLVYERNVRLSRITSDGYSSVAPVADNSTEEGRAKNRRVEFKLMKSNQNNIGYNQSN; the protein is encoded by the coding sequence ATGACCAAAGTTAAATTGGCTTTTCCCCTCCTTGCTGCTTTTTTCCTGACCTTACCTTCTACTTATTCACAAACCAGCGAAAGCCGCTTAATGGCCGGGCTGTCAGCCATATTTCTCGATTATCAGGGGCCGCTTACCGGCAATCCCACGCAAATAAGGAGTTTTGATCCAGGGATTTCCTTTGGTGCGCATACTTATGTAACCAAGTGGATGAATGCTTCCTTAAATTCTGCTTTTATACCAGAAGCCACCTACCCGGTAGGTGAAAATCAATATATCAGCACATCGCTGATTGATGTGAATACGCTGGTTCAGATCAAATCCAACGGAACCTTCCTGGAAGAAGATGCATTTGTCGCCCCTTATTTTACTACCGGATTTGGGTTAAATACGGCAAGCAACAATGTCCGTTTATACATTCCCGCTGGAATTGGACTAAAGTTTCAGGTTACGCCTAACTTTAGCTTTCAGTTTGAAAGCATGTACAAACAACGCCTGGGAAAAGAGAAGTACCAACATATTTCGCACTCCATTGGGTTTGTTTTTGCCCTGCCTGGCCAGTCTAAACCGGTTCGTCCTACACCGGTAAGACCAGAAAAACCTGCCCCTGTAATAGCAGAAGCGCCGCTGGTTGACTCCGATAACGACGGGGTGGCCGATCGCGATGATCTTTGTCCGGATGTAAAGGGCCTGGCATTGTATCTCGGTTGCCCTGAAGAAGAAAAGCACGATACACCATCAAAGACCAATTCCTCCGTACCGATTGTCGATGCCAATAAAAAAACCTCTGCGCCATCACCTATTGATAACAGTCCGGTGATTTTAGATGTTCAAGATGGAAATACAGTTGAACAACCGGTGCCCAATAAAATTCATGAGATGTCCTCCGCTGACAGGAAATACATTGAAGCGGCGATGGGGAATATCTATTTTGAAGCATCGAGTGATCAGCTTACCCCTGAAAGTTATGCTGTACTGGATACAGTGGCTATGATTTTGAACAGAAATCCGGAATATGACTTACAGGTATTGGGTCATACAGACAACACCGGAAACCAAAATAGTAACCTCGTATTGTCGATCAAACGTGCTTTTAAGGTAAAGTATTACCTGGTTTATGAAAGAAATGTTCGTCTCTCCCGGATTACTTCTGATGGATACAGCTCCGTTGCACCAGTTGCCGATAACTCAACGGAAGAAGGACGGGCAAAAAATCGCCGGGTAGAGTTTAAACTAATGAAATCCAATCAAAACAATATTGGATATAACCAGTCCAATTAA
- a CDS encoding Gfo/Idh/MocA family oxidoreductase, translating to MKSNQKDTPKNKGLSRREYIKTATAGTVGMLFFPSIVPASVFGKNAPSNKIQIGQIGFGRIAQSHDLPDTIRYDQCRVIAVADLDKKRVADGKKWIEGWYEKEKGQKNFVDVKTYDDYRNLLANKEIDAVIISTPDHWHAQPAIEAALAGKDIYLQKPASLTIKEGRKMSDTVHHTGVIFQIGSQQRSQSPWPQFKRACELVRNGRIGELHTVKIGLPGDPSGNVEAEMPIPANLNYDMWLGSTESVFYTENRVHPQADYSRPGWLRCEQFGAGMITGWGAHHVDTAHWGMGTEYTGPVEIMAEAEFPRSGLWNVHGDFTVKAKYANGVTMKVSGSYPNGVRFEGSEGWIFVSRGNVGVTATDPSNAKNSEAFSASSPKILQSMIGADEIHLYESPDQHLNWLESIISRQETIAPAEIAHRSCSACLLMHIGMKLGRKLNWDPARERFINDDAANSMLSRPQRYPYGTDYIN from the coding sequence ATGAAAAGTAATCAAAAAGACACCCCCAAAAATAAGGGCCTTTCCCGCCGGGAATATATTAAAACCGCTACCGCAGGAACGGTTGGTATGCTGTTTTTCCCTTCCATTGTTCCTGCCTCAGTGTTTGGAAAAAATGCACCCAGCAATAAAATACAAATTGGTCAGATTGGCTTTGGCCGTATTGCTCAGAGCCATGACCTGCCGGATACCATTCGCTACGATCAGTGTCGGGTAATCGCCGTTGCAGATCTCGACAAAAAACGGGTAGCTGACGGAAAAAAATGGATTGAAGGGTGGTATGAAAAGGAAAAAGGTCAAAAAAACTTTGTAGATGTAAAAACCTACGATGATTATCGCAACCTGCTGGCAAACAAAGAAATAGATGCTGTCATCATCAGTACGCCAGACCACTGGCACGCACAACCCGCCATTGAAGCTGCATTGGCTGGAAAAGATATTTACCTGCAGAAACCTGCCTCTTTGACAATTAAAGAAGGACGGAAAATGAGCGATACCGTTCACCATACAGGGGTAATTTTCCAGATTGGCAGTCAGCAGCGCTCCCAAAGCCCCTGGCCTCAGTTTAAACGCGCCTGTGAACTGGTACGCAATGGCCGGATCGGGGAACTTCATACGGTAAAAATCGGCCTTCCAGGGGATCCTTCCGGTAATGTAGAAGCAGAGATGCCGATTCCCGCAAATCTTAATTATGATATGTGGCTAGGGTCAACGGAATCTGTGTTTTACACCGAAAACAGGGTACACCCTCAGGCAGATTACTCGCGTCCGGGCTGGCTCAGGTGCGAACAATTTGGCGCCGGGATGATTACCGGCTGGGGTGCACACCACGTGGATACTGCGCACTGGGGGATGGGAACTGAATATACCGGACCGGTAGAAATTATGGCGGAAGCAGAATTCCCCCGCTCAGGTCTGTGGAATGTTCATGGTGATTTCACGGTAAAAGCCAAATATGCCAACGGCGTTACGATGAAAGTCAGCGGATCCTATCCCAATGGTGTGCGTTTCGAAGGTTCCGAAGGATGGATTTTTGTCTCCAGAGGCAATGTTGGCGTAACCGCCACTGATCCTTCCAATGCCAAAAATAGTGAAGCATTTAGTGCCAGCAGCCCTAAAATCCTTCAGTCGATGATTGGTGCAGATGAAATTCACCTCTACGAAAGCCCCGATCAGCACCTCAACTGGCTGGAATCGATCATTAGCCGGCAAGAAACCATTGCCCCGGCCGAAATTGCGCACCGGTCATGTTCGGCTTGCCTCTTGATGCATATCGGCATGAAACTCGGGCGAAAACTTAACTGGGATCCGGCGAGAGAACGGTTTATCAATGATGATGCGGCCAATTCGATGTTGTCAAGACCTCAGCGTTATCCTTATGGAACCGATTATATCAACTAA